The following are encoded in a window of Acidimicrobiales bacterium genomic DNA:
- the secG gene encoding preprotein translocase subunit SecG, whose amino-acid sequence MFDALLIGIHMLLSVGVVVLVLLHSGKGGGLSDMFGGGLGATAAGSTVVEKNLSRLTLIAAILFGISTFGLALTLS is encoded by the coding sequence GTGTTCGACGCCCTGCTCATCGGGATCCACATGCTGTTGTCGGTCGGTGTCGTGGTGCTCGTGCTCCTCCACAGCGGCAAGGGCGGCGGCCTCTCCGACATGTTCGGCGGCGGCCTCGGCGCCACCGCCGCCGGCTCGACCGTGGTCGAGAAGAACCTGTCGCGGCTCACCCTCATCGCCGCCATCCTCTTCGGGATCAGCACCTTCGGGCTGGCCCTCACGCTCAGCTGA
- a CDS encoding aldo/keto reductase, with product MSDLPHRALGASGLEVSLFSLGSWRSFERIPREQALAVMRAARDVGITFLDDARYDDEVGTAPIPTGYSEMVFGELFRATGWRRDEVVVANKLWWQFWPDQDAVAELDASLGRMGLDHVDLIYSMPPPEGLPVADLVAQVVELVTSGRARAWGIGNWRAPLLAEAVEVCRAEGFPLPCAAQLPYSLVTRDWVEDEQMAALLATGETGLVASYVLAGGVLSGKYLRGESGRADDISRMDPSREADAARALDELAGEWGVPAPQLALAFALAHPHLASLLFGATTPAQLRENLGALSVVESLDADQLARLRAVGEDP from the coding sequence ATGAGCGATCTCCCTCACCGGGCCCTGGGCGCCTCCGGACTCGAGGTGTCGCTCTTCTCGTTGGGCTCGTGGCGAAGCTTCGAGCGCATCCCACGCGAACAGGCCCTGGCGGTCATGCGCGCCGCCCGCGACGTGGGCATCACCTTCCTCGACGACGCCCGCTACGACGACGAGGTGGGAACCGCACCGATCCCCACCGGCTACTCCGAGATGGTGTTCGGCGAGCTGTTCCGTGCCACCGGCTGGCGGCGCGACGAGGTCGTGGTGGCCAACAAGCTGTGGTGGCAGTTCTGGCCCGACCAGGACGCGGTCGCCGAGCTGGACGCCTCGCTGGGGCGGATGGGGTTGGACCACGTCGACCTGATCTACTCGATGCCGCCGCCCGAGGGGCTCCCCGTCGCCGATCTGGTGGCCCAGGTGGTCGAGCTGGTGACCTCGGGGCGGGCCCGGGCGTGGGGGATCGGCAACTGGCGGGCCCCGCTGCTGGCCGAGGCGGTCGAGGTGTGCCGGGCCGAGGGGTTCCCGTTGCCGTGCGCCGCCCAGCTGCCCTACAGCCTGGTCACCAGGGACTGGGTCGAGGACGAGCAGATGGCGGCGCTGTTGGCCACCGGAGAGACCGGTCTGGTGGCGTCGTACGTGCTGGCCGGCGGGGTGCTCAGCGGCAAGTACCTCCGGGGCGAGTCCGGCCGGGCCGACGACATCTCGCGCATGGACCCGTCTCGCGAGGCCGACGCGGCACGGGCGCTGGACGAGCTGGCGGGGGAGTGGGGTGTGCCCGCGCCGCAGCTGGCGTTGGCCTTCGCCCTGGCCCATCCCCACCTGGCCAGCCTGCTGTTCGGCGCCACCACGCCCGCACAGCTGAGGGAGAACCTCGGGGCGCTCAGCGTCGTCGAGTCGCTCGACGCCGACCAGCTCGCTCGTCTCCGAGCGGTGGGCGAGGACCCCTGA